CCAGCTGGATTAGGGATGAATTCCTGCAATTCCCAGGGCACTCACCTCTGCCACCGATGCCTCCCCGGCCCATGGCGCCCCGGCCCAGGCCGCCTCTCCCCGGGCCCCCGCGGCCCCTGATGCCGCCTCTCCGCAGGCCCATCCGGGGGGCAATCCCTCTCCCACCGCGCAGCAGGCCTTGACCTTGGGGGGAGAAGCCAGAAAAGCGGGTGTTGAGGCGTGATTTCATGGTTGACCTTAgattccctcccaggtgtgtcaatcactcctcctttccccaccctgacccctgctgagCACTGTCTGTGAATCTTGGAACTCCAGAAGGGCAGATTCAAAGGATGCCCTATACCCCTGGGTGGCactgggccatccaggtgtcctttgtcccttgtacctggttggtggctccctaccccttccctgcccctctccccggGGTTAGAAGGCACAGCACCCACGCAGTTCAGGAGTCTGGATTCAGAGGCCTGTGAGCCAGAATAAATCTCTGCATTaaaaccctccatcagaaccaactcctttccttcaccatcGCCTTAAAGCTTCTCTGGCAGAGATAAGCCTGAGGAGCAGACCCTGTGATGGGAGGAAGCTCCAACCCACcaccaccagagctcctgcaagCCTGGACTTGTCTCCACACACCCAAGTGCAACATTCAGCtagccaaaagtgtctctggggtgaaacaccacacatcCAGAaagccaaaagtgtctctggggtgaaacaccacacatcCAACtagccaaaagtgtctctggggtgaTCCAGctggccaaaagtgtctctggggtgaaacaccacacatccagccagccaaaagtgtctctggggtgaaacaccacacacacagctggccaaaagtgtctctggggtgaaacaccacacatccagccagccaaaagtgtctctggggtgaaacaccacacatcCAGCcggccaaaagtgtctctggggtgaaacaccacacacacagccagccaaaagtgtctctggggtgaaacaccacacatcCAGCTAGCCaaagtgtctctggggtgaaacccacacacacagccagccaaaatgtctctggggtgaaacaccaccatccagccagccaaaagtgtctctggggtgaaacaccacacacacagccagccaaaagtgtctctggggtgaaacaccacacatccagccagccaaagtgtctctggggtgaaacaccacacacacagctagccaaaagtgtctctggggtgaTCTGGCCAGCCAAAAGCATCTCTGGGCTGAAACACTTCAGTTGCCCCTAGTTGGTTCAGACAAGCCAAGGCACGTGCCAACCGCAATGTTGGTAACAATGACAAGTGGGATTTCAGCCccaggggggacagggggggatGGCAGGGGACTGACCTCGGAGTGCCACCCCTCCTCGGATCATGGCCCGGGTGCCACGGCCCCGCAGGGCCCCCCGGGGCAGCCCCCGCTggcccagggccagcccccGGCCGCCCAGGGCTCCGCGGGCCAGCGCTCCGGCCGGCCGGCCCAGCCGCGCCTGGATGTTGCTCTTGCCGAGGCGTTGCTTCAAGCTCTTCTGGAAGAGAAGATTTAGGAGGGACAGGAGTCATGCAGCAATCTGGGATTGGGGACACGacagggctggaaatgcaggGGGTGTGCCTGGAGGGCAGGCCTGTGTTCCCCATCAGGGAAAAAGCACCggctgcagagggagggtgGGGTTTTAGGGGCTGTCGCTGCCGTGGGACTGGGAGGTGAAGCAGCTCCCGGAACCCGGGATGAGCCTTTTGTCTGGAAAAACAGAGAGGAGACATCAACAGCCAGCACCCAACACCCCCACCGACAAGCAGGGAGTGACAATGTGTTACTGATCTGAGGGGAAAAGTGGAAATTTTCTGCCCTCCCAGGTATCTTGTTTTTTTGGATCGTGGAATGCTCTGAGTTGGGAGGGATCCATGAGGATTcaactcctgctcctgcacaggcaccccaaaatcccaccctgggcatccctgggagtggtgtccaaacactcctggagctctggcagccttgggaatgtGCCCATTCTCTgtggagcctgggcagtgcccagcaccctctgggggcCCTAAAATCCatcctaaacctcccctggcacagcttcatCCATTCTCTGGGAGCCTGGGCACTCTCTGgaggaagaacctttccctaaaACCCATCCTAAACCTCTTTGGCACAGCTTCATCCCAttctctggggagcctgggcactctctgggggaagaacctttccctaaaACCCatcctaaacctcccctggcacagctccagccattcccagggtcctgtccctgtcacagggagcagagattgGAGCTGCAGATCCCTGGAATCTCTTCTTTCAGCTACtcctccagacccttctccaTCCCTGACACTCTCCAACACCTTTTTTACAGAATCCCAAAAGTCtccaggttggaaaagacctcccaGACCACTGAGTCCAATCCCCACCTTGTGCCCAcagcccaggtgccacatccaggctttccctagacacctccagggatggccACTCCAaaattccctgggcagcccctgccaaggcctgaccaccctcCCCAGGAAAAAAACTCCTCCTGTGTCCAACcccaccctcctgtcaggagctgtggagAACCAGAAGGTCCCCCCCGagcttccttccctccagcagctccccacactcaccctccatccccttcccttctctggcCTCTTTCTCTTGCCGCAGCTGTTTTTTCCACATCCTGCAAGGCTCAAATCTCCTTTCCCCTCACCTGTTTGAGCTTCAGAGCAGCCTGCACAGACGGTCTGTTCTCCATCTGCTGGGCCAGACGTCTGTTTCGAGCGctggccagctgctgctgctgcatggtGGCCCGGATATTCACCGGCATCGGCTGTTTGTTCTTCAGCATGTTAGTGAAGCTTCAAGGTCGAATAAAACGGGGTTTAATTAAAGCTTTAAACACACAATTATCGGCATTTCACGGTGCTCGAGTGGGGCTCCAGCTCCCATGAACCTTATGCAAAGAGTGGCACTTATGGGATTCCGGATCCCTCGCTGGCAGCGAGGCCCGGAGAGGCAGGAATGAGGTGGAAGTTTTCAGTGGGAATGAGAAAGCTGGAGGTTAGTGGGTTTAGAGATGGCAGAAGGGGTGACAACCAGCAGGAAGCGGGGATGGTCGTgacaggagggaggggggaaacaGGACAGCAAAAGCCAAAtcaaccccccaaaaaaatctgggaaaagcGTCAAAATTCCAGGCCAGGAGGTAGGTTGGGAAGAGGCCATGCTTGGTGTCCTCTGGcaccaggttggaagggatcatcttaaagccttttccaaccttggCAGTTCCATGATTGTACAAAATCCCACCACCCAACAGCTCTCCTGAAACGAGGCCACTTGGGAATTTAAGTGGTGTTTAATTTCTCCATTAGAGAGAGATGGTAAATAAAGCTCCCAAGCAGCACcccagcagcttcctgggaGCTGGCGAGCAAAAAACCATCCCTAAAAACAAAATCCACCccttcaaatgaaataaatgaaatccaCCCCCTAAAAACGAGGAGTTTGGGCtgacagggagggaaggagcctGAGCTCAgaagctgccccatcccagcatGTTTAACCCCAAAGTGCTCAGCGGGACACCCGTTAGTCGTCACGGAGGAGCCACACGTGGAAAAACCCAGCGGGATGAGCCACGGGAAGAGCTCGAGGACAGAGAGAGATGGAGGTGAAGCCAAAGCTGTTGCCTCTTACAAGGCCCAGAAGAGCCTTCGGGCCGGTTCCGAGGCCGCCGCCGGCCTCTTACAGAGCCCACCCGGGCGGGTGGGACCCTCGGGCGCGGCAGCAGAGCCAAAATACCAATGTCAAAACATGTGGGAGAGACAGGGAGGGTGTGAGGTTGGTCTCTGCTCTTACAACACATCCCACCGGATTTACGAGGCGAATCAACAAGCTAAAGACACGGAGAAATCCCTCCGAATTTTGGcggtttttggtttttttttttttttggccctTTTAACCTTTGCGTGCCGCAGGGGTCGGAGGGTAAGGCGGGTGTGGAGGCACCCGCTCGCTGGACGAGGTTAAAAGAGGGCGGAAAAACCACGGTGGGTTTTTGGATTTTGGATAGTGAGAAttaagtataaaaaaaaaaaaaattaaaaataataaaaaaaaaaatatctatatgATTTCTTAGGAGCTGAAGGTGCCGTTGGCTTCCTCACCGCTCGTTCAGAGACATCTTGGTGGTGCTCTTTAGCACGACCTTCGGTGCTGACTGTGCAGCCATCTTCAGAGAATCTGCAAAAAAACAGGccccaaatattaaaatttagaTGTTTAGCACGCATTTATACCACTAAATACTCAAAATCCCTTCTGTTCTGCCTCCATGGGTGGTGGAAATGAGtaatatattcatttattttcagtaattcaGTGCCAGAATTTTTCCGTTCTGATTCTggtgtttttaatgttttttagcCCTCTCCCagttttaattcctttatttctccCTTACCAAAAACTGATATTTTTACAGTGAATGTTTCAGCAATGTTAGGAGGAATAATATAAAAATCCAGCAGGAAGATGGCAACCAAATGGCATCTTCAGAGCAAAGATGCAAACCAGAACTCAAGACATCAAATGAATATAATTTATTACATAGTTACATGACTAAACATTAAAAATCCCCTGTTCTCTGTGGAGAGATCTAAGAGCGAGGCAAATTataaatttatgtatttttaatgttttctaacTCTCTACCAGGtttaataaatatgtatatatttaacTAATTTATCTTTagtaaaaatggtttttttttccagtgaataCCTTATCGGTTTTTTATGAGTAATAACACAAAAATCCAGCTGTAAATAACACCCAAATGCCTTCAGCACAGTGACACCCCCACATTTCCCATGTTCTTAGCATGACCAAGGTGCAAACCCCAATTTTAAGGGCACAGGGAATAAAATTGGGAATAAAAATCCAAGGTGATGCTACAAAAGCATCGTATCCTTTAAAAACACCGAGGTTTAAATCCCCTCAGGTCATGGATTTAAATCCCCCCTAGTGCTGGATGTTACAGAAACACGCTGGGTTCCAACCTCGGAGCTCTGCAGATcgatttattaatttaatttataattagCAGCAAATTTAACGGGTGGATGGCGGCCGGGATGCGCTCACTCTGTAATACCCTCAAAAAACCGCTTTATTGAGAGGATTTACACCTAGAAATAGAGTCAACAGAAATCTTTATTCCTgttttaaatgatttttaataattttattttaatatacaGCAGCTTTTTATAATTTGAAGTGGTTTTTAAAGCGTTTTtcttcctgagggaaaaaaataaaaacagctccACCCCCTCGGGCCCGGCTCCGGAGCCCGGTCAGGGGGAAAAGCCCCGACCCTGAGGGGCCCCCCGGGCCATGAGGGGACCCTGAGGGGACCCCCCGGGCCCTCAGGATCGCCCCCCGGCTCTCCGCCCCCGCGCAGCTGGGCCGCTCACTCACCGAAGCACACGGTCGCCAGGTCTCCGGTGGCTCCGGTGGGCGAGCGGGTGAGTGCGGGGCCGGTGTGGGGccggcgcggggccggggccggggctggcgCTGAGCTCCCGCCGCCGCTTCTCCCTCAGCCGCCCGCGACAAAATGGCGCcggcgccgctcccgcccccgCCGAAATGGCGGCCGCGCTCTTGGCCACGCCCCCTGCCGCGCGAGCCCCCCCTCGGTGGGCGGTGGTTGGTGCAGCCGCGGAGGGGGCGGGGAAAGAGGCGGGGCGAAGGGAGAGGCGGGGACGTTCTGGCGGGAATCCGGGGTGGAGTCCTGGTGACGTCATAGGGAGCGGTGTCGTCATGGAAGCGTCATGGAATTGTCATGGAAGCGTCATGGAATCGTCATGAATCGTCATGGAATTGTCATGGAACTGTCATGAAACTGTCATGGAATTGTCATGGAGTTGTCATGGAATCATCATGGAATTGTCATGGAGTTGTCATGGAGTTGTTATGGAATTGTCATGGAATTGTCATGGAATCGTCATGTAACTGTCATGGAGTTGTCATGGAGTTGTTATGGAATCGTCAGGGAATTGTCATGAAGTTGTCATGGAATTGTCATGGAGTTGTCATGGAATTGTCATGGAGTTGTCATGGAATTGTCATGGGCATGTCACGGAACCATAATGTAACTATGGGACTGCCTTATTACCATTTCCACAACCATTTCATTGCTCTTCAACTTTTAAAATCCTAAAAACATCCCATCCCAGGCAGGCGGATCCCGATCCCGGGGCGGGTGATGGCGCTGCCggccctgctggagcccttGGCCACCgtcctgccccatcccatcccatccccgGGAGATCCCAACCGGTTCCTCCAGCCCCGCGGGCGCGGTGCCGGCGCCTCTGGAGCCGCCCGTGGCGAgtcccagcctgtccccccccattcccaaaccccGGTGCTCCCGGTGTCCCACACCGGCTGGGATAGCCCGACCCGGGGTCACCCTGCCCCAGGGGATCCCGGGGTGGATCCCAGGGGGAATCCTGGGGTGGATCCCAGGGCTGTCTCCAGGTACTTGGGGTGACCCAGGGTGGCTTTTCCTGGTGACCCCAGAGTGGATCCCAGGGTGGATCCTGGGTTTGATCCCAGGGTGGATCCTGGGTTTGATCCCAGTGTGGAACCCGGGGGGAATCCCAGGATGGATCCCAAGTTTGATCCCAGAGTGGATCCCAGGACCATCTCCAAGCCCTTGGAGTGCCCCAGAGTGGCTTTTCCTGGTGACCCCAGAGCGGATCCCAGGGTGGATCCCAGGTTTGATCCCAGCGTGGATCCCAGGTTTGATCCCAGGGTGGATCCCAGGTTTGATCCCAGAGTGGACCCCAGGTTTGATCCCAGGGTGGATCCTGGGTTTGATCCCAGGGTGGATCCCAGGTTTGATCCCAGAGTGGATTTCCCCATGACCCCAGAGCAGGATATTCCCTGGGGGCACTCACAGGGGggggacagagcaggaattCCGAGCGGGAATGAGGGAAGGAGTTGACAACACACCTCGGGTTGGTGCCTTTATTGCAGAGCTGGATCCCAGCGGGatcccctgggaatgctggggggcagagggggcCAGCTGGGGGGGTGTTGGGGGACTCTGGGTGTCGGGAGCCCAGgtcctgctgtggcaggagggggGTCAGGCGTTCTCCCAGAAGAAAGTGTTGCAGGCCACGGTCAGGGCGGCCACCAGGACCACGAATTCCTGGAAATCCACCTCCCCGTCGCCGTTCTCATCCAGGTCCTGCATGATCTTCTCCACGGCCCCCGCGTCCTTCTGGGTCTGGGGTGGGGGGCACAGGgtgagccctggagctgggcaagCACCGTTGTCCTGagaaatggggggaaaaggagacCCCAGCCCTCGCCAGCCCCCAAACTGGTCCCAGTTACCTCCAGGAAACACCCCAGCTcgctctgcagcagctccttgagCTCCTTCTTGCTCAGCTTGTACTTGTCGCCCTCCTTGCCCGAGTAGTGGTGGAAGACATTGATCAGGGTCTCCATGGCCCCTTCCAGCTGCGATCCCATGGCTGCGGCTGCGGGACCCCCAGCACGTCACCCACCAGCCCCCCTGTCCCGCTGCCACCCCCAAATGTCACCCACCCCCTGCCGTGGTCCCGCCGTGCAGGactggggggtctggggggttctcaggggaggtttggggggggggggggacagaGACACCTGTGCTCACCTGAGCTCCCCGTGCTCCGAGTGCGCCCGCCCGGCCGGGCTGGGCACGTTAAATAAGCTCCAAGCCCCCTCCCTCCGGGAGGATCCGATACCGGGGCTGGACAGCCCGGCTGGCACCGCCGGCCAGCCCCGAGGGGGCAGGGCGTGGGGGGCACAACCCCCTCCATGGCACCGGCAGCACCCCCGTGGGGACAGCATCGCTTCAGCGGGGTCCCCGTGCCACCCTCGAGTGCCCCTCGCCACCTCCCAGGATGCGGCAAAACCGGGGACGTTGTGAAGGTTGGGACGGACACCGGGGTCTCTCGTTGGGGACACCCCCCAGGTGACAGCGGCGACCAGGCCGTGACCCCGAGGTGGCACCGTGGGCATCCCCCGTCTGTCAGCACCGGCAGCGGGGCCGCATCCCCGGGGCCGGTTCCGCCGCCAGCCCGCTCCCGGCGCTGATCAACGGATCCGGTGTCGCCGGGAGCCAGCGGGGCCCGGGGGGAGCGCCGGGGGCTATCGGGTGACTCCGCGGGGCCCCCCGCGCTCTCAAAGGGCTCTTGTCCGGCTGAAAAGGCCCCACAAGCCCCAGCCCGACGTTGCTCCAGCAACGGCTCGGCCAAGAAACCGGAGCCCGAGCTGGCCCCGGTGATGCTGATAATGCCGAGGATCCCGTTACGGCCCCGGATCCGAGCGGGCTGGAGCCCGCAGCCTCCCCGGCTCCGGCATCCCCGGGGAGATCGGCCCTCGAATTCCTCAGCCCCCGAATTCTTCATCCCCCCAGATTCCTCAGCCCCCTAATTCCTGATCCTTCAAATTTCCTGATCCCCCAAATGCTTCAGCCCCCAAATTCCTCGGACCCTGAATTCCTCAGCCCCCGAATTCCTCAGCCCTCGAATTCCTGATCCCCCGAATTCCTGATCCTCCAAATTCCTGATCCCCCAAATTCCTAATCCCCTGAATTCCTAATCTCCTAAATTCCTAATCCCCCAAATTCCTAATCCCCCAAATTCCTCATATCCTAAATCCCTCATCCCTCTAATTCCTGATCCCCCAAATTCCTCAGCCCCCAAATTCTTCATCCCCCAAA
This portion of the Serinus canaria isolate serCan28SL12 chromosome 25, serCan2020, whole genome shotgun sequence genome encodes:
- the CHTOP gene encoding chromatin target of PRMT1 protein isoform X1, translating into MAAQSAPKVVLKSTTKMSLNERFTNMLKNKQPMPVNIRATMQQQQLASARNRRLAQQMENRPSVQAALKLKQKSLKQRLGKSNIQARLGRPAGALARGALGGRGLALGQRGLPRGALRGRGTRAMIRGGVALRGQGLLRGGRGIAPRMGLRRGGIRGRGGPGRGGLGRGAMGRGGIGGRGRGMAGRGRGGFGGRGRGRGRGRGSARPALTKEQLDNQLDAYMSKTKGHLDAELDAYMAQTDPEATD
- the CHTOP gene encoding chromatin target of PRMT1 protein isoform X2, giving the protein MAAQSAPKVVLKSTTKMSLNERFTNMLKNKQPMPVNIRATMQQQQLASARNRRLAQQMENRPSVQAALKLKQSLKQRLGKSNIQARLGRPAGALARGALGGRGLALGQRGLPRGALRGRGTRAMIRGGVALRGQGLLRGGRGIAPRMGLRRGGIRGRGGPGRGGLGRGAMGRGGIGGRGRGMAGRGRGGFGGRGRGRGRGRGSARPALTKEQLDNQLDAYMSKTKGHLDAELDAYMAQTDPEATD
- the CHTOP gene encoding chromatin target of PRMT1 protein isoform X3, whose protein sequence is MAAQSAPKVVLKSTTKMSLNERFTNMLKNKQPMPVNIRATMQQQQLASARNRRLAQQMENRPSVQAALKLKQTKGSSRVPGAASPPSPTAATAPKTPPSLCSRCFFPDGEHRPALQAHPLHFQPCRVPNPRLLHDSCPS
- the S100A1 gene encoding protein S100-A1 isoform X1 is translated as MEGVVPPTPCPLGAGRRCQPGCPAPVSDPPGGRGLGAYLTCPARPGGRTRSTGSSAAAMGSQLEGAMETLINVFHHYSGKEGDKYKLSKKELKELLQSELGCFLETQKDAGAVEKIMQDLDENGDGEVDFQEFVVLVAALTVACNTFFWENA
- the S100A1 gene encoding protein S100-A1 isoform X2 yields the protein MGAGWPCPHPTAVTPAHGAGIGFLQPHPGPAGRGDGVGTVTEPHIRTPGWPLGKGQEGDKYKLSKKELKELLQSELGCFLETQKDAGAVEKIMQDLDENGDGEVDFQEFVVLVAALTVACNTFFWENA
- the S100A1 gene encoding protein S100-A1 isoform X3; translation: MGSQLEGAMETLINVFHHYSGKEGDKYKLSKKELKELLQSELGCFLETQKDAGAVEKIMQDLDENGDGEVDFQEFVVLVAALTVACNTFFWENA